From a region of the Fusobacterium sp. DD2 genome:
- the murB gene encoding UDP-N-acetylmuramate dehydrogenase: MIVFENHIMKNHSNMKVGGVAKRFIYIEKKEELKEVFEKYPNIFLIGNGTNTLIDDGDLDITFVSLKKMTAIEEVGEGLVRVEAGADFNKLISFMNTHNYSGLENLAGIPGSVGGLVYMNGGAYGSEIFDCIKEVEIFDENHEIRTLKRDEVGFSYRNTEIQKKHWVIISATFEFERGFDLKKVIEIQALRESKQPLDKPNLGSTFKNPKGDFSARLISEAGLKGIKIGGAQVSTKHPNFIVNDGTATFEDILEILATVKSKVKDIYNIQLEEEIIILKNKSR, from the coding sequence ATGATAGTATTTGAAAATCATATTATGAAAAACCACTCTAATATGAAAGTAGGAGGAGTGGCAAAGAGATTTATCTACATAGAGAAAAAAGAGGAACTGAAAGAGGTATTTGAAAAATATCCAAATATTTTCCTTATAGGAAATGGAACAAATACTCTAATTGATGATGGAGATTTAGATATAACTTTTGTCTCTTTAAAAAAGATGACAGCTATTGAAGAGGTTGGTGAAGGCCTTGTAAGAGTAGAGGCTGGAGCTGATTTTAACAAACTTATATCGTTTATGAATACTCACAACTATTCAGGGCTTGAAAATCTTGCAGGGATACCTGGAAGTGTAGGTGGACTTGTATATATGAATGGTGGAGCCTATGGAAGTGAGATATTTGACTGTATAAAAGAGGTAGAAATATTTGATGAAAACCATGAAATCAGAACTTTAAAGAGAGATGAAGTGGGATTTTCATATAGAAATACAGAGATACAGAAAAAACATTGGGTAATTATAAGTGCCACTTTCGAATTTGAAAGAGGATTTGACCTTAAAAAGGTAATAGAAATTCAGGCACTTCGTGAAAGTAAACAACCTTTGGACAAACCAAATCTTGGAAGTACATTTAAAAATCCAAAGGGAGATTTTTCAGCAAGACTAATATCAGAAGCTGGACTTAAAGGGATCAAAATAGGAGGGGCTCAAGTTTCAACAAAGCACCCTAACTTTATAGTAAATGATGGAACTGCTACTTTTGAAGATATTTTAGAAATCTTAGCAACAGTGAAGTCCAAAGTAAAAGATATCTATAATATTCAGCTTGAAGAAGAGATAATCATATTAAAAAACAAAAGCAGATAA
- a CDS encoding D-alanine--D-alanine ligase: protein MKIAVFMGGISSEREVSLRSGAAILESLLKQGYDAYGVDVNHDNLVSAFTDNEYDLAYMALHGGYGENGTFQGLLDMLGKTYTGSGALESAVTMDKAYTKAIAKEVGIKTARTYYSVDEIDAYPVVIKPTRDGSSVGVYFCYNKDEAEKALKELEGQKPIIEEMIKGEELTVGVMNGEALGVIRILPKNGYYDYESKYAPGGSVHEFPAKIDKKAYEKAMENALKIHNAVGLKGISRSDFILKDNEVYFLEVNTCPGMTKTSLIPDLGTLKGYTFDDLVKITVDTFKK from the coding sequence ATGAAAATAGCAGTATTTATGGGAGGAATATCTTCAGAAAGAGAGGTTTCACTAAGAAGTGGAGCAGCTATATTGGAGAGTTTATTAAAACAGGGTTACGATGCATATGGTGTAGATGTAAATCATGATAACTTAGTTTCAGCATTTACAGATAATGAGTATGACCTTGCATATATGGCACTACATGGTGGATATGGAGAAAATGGAACTTTTCAAGGACTTTTAGATATGTTAGGAAAAACATATACAGGTTCAGGAGCCTTAGAAAGTGCAGTAACTATGGATAAAGCCTACACAAAAGCTATAGCTAAAGAGGTAGGAATAAAAACAGCAAGAACATATTATTCAGTTGATGAGATAGATGCTTACCCAGTAGTAATAAAACCTACAAGAGATGGGTCAAGTGTAGGAGTTTATTTCTGTTATAATAAAGATGAGGCAGAAAAAGCTCTAAAAGAGTTAGAGGGACAAAAACCAATAATTGAAGAGATGATAAAAGGTGAGGAGCTAACTGTTGGAGTAATGAATGGTGAAGCCCTTGGGGTAATAAGAATACTTCCTAAAAATGGATATTATGACTATGAGTCAAAATATGCACCAGGAGGATCAGTACACGAATTTCCAGCAAAAATAGACAAAAAAGCCTATGAAAAAGCTATGGAAAATGCTCTTAAGATTCACAATGCAGTTGGACTTAAGGGAATTTCTAGAAGTGACTTTATATTAAAAGATAATGAGGTATACTTCCTTGAAGTAAATACCTGCCCAGGAATGACTAAGACAAGTTTGATACCAGATCTTGGAACATTAAAAGGATATACTTTTGATGACCTGGTAAAAATAACAGTTGATACATTTAAAAAATAA